ATTAATTGATCCGAAAGCTGTCAGAGGGCTTGCTAATGAAAGTGATAACTTCAGTCCTGATAGGGGCAAACAAAACAGAAATGTCAATGAAATACCGAAAAACCCTGGTAAGTACGAAAAATTGAACCTGAGGCTAAATGAAACTGACGGTACTGAAAGCGCTAAATACTACGATGAAGTATTTTCAGAAGCTGAATGGAAGCAAGAGTGCATCGATTTGGCAACATATGATATATCGCAATGGATACTTAAAGGTCAAGATATATTGAAGGAACAGCATGCACTCATGTGTAGGATGGTACAAGCAAGAATAAAGTTATCACATCGTTTTCAAGTTATATCAGACATCATCAATGAACGGGCGGAACTCTTAATCCAGCAGGGCGAGATTTTAGATGCAAAACTCACCAAAGTACAGGATCTTGGGAAGGAAATCCTGGATTTATTGtagaaatatatatatgtactTGTCAGCGGCAGTATAACAAGGGAAGAATAAACTGTCGCTTGGACAAAGGCTTAACATATGTTTATGTTATATTTACGGATCTTCTATTAATGAAGTTTATGGGGAAAATTAGTATTAGCTTCTCATACAGCTCCGACTAAAATGACGGATTTACAACAATGATCGAATACCGATGATTAAAGATTTAAACAAGCAACTGTAGAATCAtatacaaaagaaataaaaaggatGGTACatctttttattattaACTAAAGTTTTCTAGATGATAATTGCttagtttctttttctgaATCTTCTGTCTCTAACAGCAGAAACAGAGGAAACGGATAATGGCAACTTCAAACCCAAAGAGTTGACCAATTCAGCGGTTTGAGTGTCAACGTTCAAGACGTCGTTAGAGTGAGACAAGTCCAAAGCAGAGACATCTGGAACGTATTGatcctttctttctctttcttcttcttgcaaCTTGAAGGAAATACCTCTAACTGGACCCTTTTGGattctcttcatcaaatggGTGGTGTAACCAGCAATCTTGTTTCTCAATCTCTTAGATTGGATGGTAGCGATTTCGTCACACAATCTCTTGTTGGTTTGGAAATCCATGGTCAACTTTGGATAGTACTTTTCAATCAAAGCCTTGGAGGCACGCTTGACGGTCTTGGTTCTAACTCTACCCTACTCAAATAATATCAACGAATCGATTTGATCTTGTTAGTAAAAGTGGCTTCATTTTATATTGCTTCTGCGAAAACTTCCATGGAAGATAGACctgagaaagaatttgatccTGTGAAGTTCATCATTTTGGGGGAAATAATTGGACATATGCGTTCGTTTCGTCAACTTTATTACATGTGAGAGACCTTTAACGTTAGGGTGATGAACTCCATTAATACTGTGTTGGATATGATGTTGTGGTAGCTCATATACTAATCAATGCAGGCCGTTTGCTTTATTTTGTTCCATTTTACATCAGACGGAGTTTTGATCCTTACTGTGGGTCACAATACTGGAACATGGTCATACATCACTCCTGACATGCCATAATGTTCAACTGGTGATTGGTACTTCCCAAATTGTGCAACTTTTAATACCTTTCTCACTTTCTATAGTTTTgtcttcttcctcatcattCTATTATTCTACAGTGACCAGTGCCAACCCAAAGTCCAGGTTATCTATTCCTCCTATAATCTCTCTTAATGTAGATTTTGGTCATTAGTCTACGTCTCCCGATCAATCCAGCTCTGGAAAAACACTTCTTCTCATAATCTCTTATCTTTATGGTTCTTTTCGCTTCAATTTGTCAGTTATCATCATGCTTAACGTACCATTTTGTATCGATTTAGTCCTTACGGTTGTTCCTTGTTTCAAATGCTAGAATAGTGTTAAACACGTACTGTCAACAATTGGTCTTGTAAATGTTACCGTAATCTTTAAAAGTTCATTATTACTAGACAGTATGAAATTTCATGGTGCAAACGTTGAAACAAACAGACTAACCAGGATTCACTCACAACCGGGGAACGGAAACGAAGCACAATGCAAAGGGAATACTAAGCTGGACAGAGCTAGGCAGAAGGTGTCACTGGAGGACACAATGTTACCGAAGGAACAGCTGGTAAGAGAGTGCGTGGTAGCATCCAAAGTGGGCAGAGATGGGACTCGGGAACGAAAGTGCGTCTCGTGTGGATGACAGCAAGCTAGACAGACATTCTGTCTTCCAGTACCAGTCCACACACCTTTCCCCTCCGTCCCAATTCTCTTACGAAGTGCCAAGTAGTATTTCCTCTTTTGGTTTTATCAAATTTTATGAAATTAGCGTTCTCGAATTTCAGGattttcagatttttcatCCTTAATAAGAATGTAAGGATGTAACAGTCCCGCATTCTGTTCTCCTGTTTACATGGAAAGTTCAATTATGATGTTCTAAAGAATCAACAAGTGATTTCAAGAGAGTTTAAAGAATAAGTCAAACTCATTGATATAAAAAGATAACTAACTTCGAGGACCCGCAAACTGTTATAGTGATTTAGCTTTACATCTGTTTGACTTTGAACTGCTTCTCCTTGTTCAACCGTCACCATGTCTAACAAGTTCCATTGTGATATTTGTTCTGCAGATTGTACAAACAGAGTCAGAATAACATGTGCGGTGTGTCCAGAGTATGATTTATGTGTGCCATGCTTCGCAAAAGGGTTATACAACGGTAAGCACCGGCCAAGCCATGACTATAAAGTGATTGAAACCAACTCATACCCGATTCTCTGTGAGGATTGGGGCGCTGATGAAGAGTTACTGTTGATAAAAGGAGCCCAGACACTGGGATTAGGTAACTGGCAAGATATTGCGGATCATATCGGATCTAGAGATAAGGAAGAAGTTTATGATcattatttgaagttttACTTGAACAGTGAACACTATCCTATTCCAGATATCACAAAAGACATTAATGAACCgcaagaacaatttttggagaaaagaaagaaacgCATGGAAAGATTTAGGGAAAGGCCTTTGGAACCTCCTAGGAAACCGATGGCATCACAACCGTCATGCCATGAAGTGCAAGGGTTTATGCCAGGTAGATTGGAATTCGAAACGGAGTTCGAGAATGAGGCCGAAGGTCCGGTCAAAGATATGGTCTTCGACGCCGATGATCAACCGTTAGATATTGAAGTGAAGTTGGCTATTCTTGACATCTACAACTCGAGATTGACGACTAGAGCAGAAAAGAAGCGTTTGTTGTTTGACAATTGTCTGATGGAATACAGGAGACTACAAAGTCTCGATAAGAAGCgttcaaaagaaaccaaagatTTGTACAACAAAATTAAGGCTTTCGCAAGAATCATGTCCCCGCTggattttgaagaattcagCAAAGACATATTGGAAGAACTTCGGTGTCGAACaagaattcatcaattgcaaGAATGGAGGAGCAACGGTATCACTACTTTGGAAGCTGGTCTTAAATATGAACGTGATAAACAAGCAAGAATTATGACATTGGAAAGATTTGGAAGTCAAGtgtactcttcttcttcatctagTAAC
The genomic region above belongs to Kluyveromyces lactis strain NRRL Y-1140 chromosome B complete sequence and contains:
- the ECM11 gene encoding Ecm11p (weakly similar to uniprot|Q04110 Saccharomyces cerevisiae YDR446W ECM11 Non-essential protein of unknown function GFP fusion protein is present in discrete clusters in the nucleus throughout mitosis may be involved in maintaining chromatin structure) encodes the protein MSLVKKEPGSTTESSCWSSGGTSDKSAQNNQPNNSRPPLKQKTENVPTSTAIDSDSKKNILSKYMLSPHNAHTNAVKKEPGSSTDQDSPLRIRANPAKKKIGKPVHTEKEMAKKQALMKEQGLQSASSSFNLQLIDPKAVRGLANESDNFSPDRGKQNRNVNEIPKNPGKYEKLNLRLNETDGTESAKYYDEVFSEAEWKQECIDLATYDISQWILKGQDILKEQHALMCRMVQARIKLSHRFQVISDIINERAELLIQQGEILDAKLTKVQDLGKEILDLL
- the RPS17B gene encoding 40S ribosomal protein eS17 (highly similar to uniprot|P02407 Saccharomyces cerevisiae YML024W RPS17A and to uniprot|P14127 Saccharomyces cerevisiae YDR447C RPS17B Ribosomal proteins 51 (rp51) of the small (40s) subunit) — its product is MGRVRTKTVKRASKALIEKYYPKLTMDFQTNKRLCDEIATIQSKRLRNKIAGYTTHLMKRIQKGPVRGISFKLQEEERERKDQYVPDVSALDLSHSNDVLNVDTQTAELVNSLGLKLPLSVSSVSAVRDRRFRKRN
- the ADA2 gene encoding chromatin-binding transcription regulator ADA2 (highly similar to uniprot|Q02336 Saccharomyces cerevisiae YDR448W ADA2 Transcription coactivator component of the ADA and SAGA transcriptional adaptor/HAT (histone acetyltransferase) complexes); translated protein: MSNKFHCDICSADCTNRVRITCAVCPEYDLCVPCFAKGLYNGKHRPSHDYKVIETNSYPILCEDWGADEELLLIKGAQTLGLGNWQDIADHIGSRDKEEVYDHYLKFYLNSEHYPIPDITKDINEPQEQFLEKRKKRMERFRERPLEPPRKPMASQPSCHEVQGFMPGRLEFETEFENEAEGPVKDMVFDADDQPLDIEVKLAILDIYNSRLTTRAEKKRLLFDNCLMEYRRLQSLDKKRSKETKDLYNKIKAFARIMSPLDFEEFSKDILEELRCRTRIHQLQEWRSNGITTLEAGLKYERDKQARIMTLERFGSQVYSSSSSSNTARYRATSAHRSQADYAQNYNEGSGRKKLMTISDIQHGADFQLLSAEEQQLCITLKILPKPYIAIKEVLFRELIRTAGQLSKKQCRDLLNIEATKANRIYDFFVSQNWV